The DNA segment AGATTGTATTTTTCAAAgctcttataaataatattatgcaactACTAAGATGCCTGTATTTTTTCCGTTTGGCACTTTCTTTTGGCTTCACTTTGCttaacatcaagtgcagtaAAGCCACTTTACCAAgctgtgttaaaaaatatataacagttatattgctttaatggatataaatgtgtaataatGATCTTAAAACCTGTTTTTGGAAATTATCCAATTCAAATGGATAGCTATGTGCCATATCCTTGATTTTCTCTTTAAACTCAGGCACAGGTTGCGACACATCTATCATCTCTGCCCACTCTGTGGATGTCACCCCAGGTCTGACAGCTGAGGAGGTGATGTTCAGAACTGGAATCTCAGGCATTTCCACTGGTGGTCTGATCACTGTGTCTTCAAGGAAGTTGTCATTGTCAGATGTGTCGCtcgaaaattcaaattttttgaCAGGTTTTGCTGGTTtctcttttttaatttcttcatcATCCTTCCAGAGATCTATAAATTGAAGACATTAATACTAAATAACTACAAAACTATTTTAGATTATAGTGCAAATTAAGGttaatgtcaaaattaaaatatttattgtatattccAAAACTTTCTTTTGGAATTTTCAACGCTTTAAgccctatattattttaaaaaaaattgggagataaaacaattaaaaatatggtgaaataacatattttttagaacacgGTTGTACTTTATATGGTatgaaatttttcattttggttCTTGGTAAAACAAAAGATTTACCAAACAAATCAAAGATGTAAATTCTTTACTATTGACtactttaacaatataattacccACTAAATGTGTGTTATTTTCAATGACTTCTTCAAGATTAACTTTAATGCTGATATCAAAGTTTTCTTTGTTTTCAGCTTTTTCTTTTTCCTCTGCCTCCTGGTCCAGGAGAGTGAAGCCATCTTCCGCAAACAAAACACACTCCTTGGCCCCAGGAGCTATGGTCAAGATGTCTAGAAGgcattattatgattattgtacATAAGTTTTCCATAGAGATATGTTAATTGGTAAGTTATGagcagtaagtatataaattgttttaaaagtta comes from the Manduca sexta isolate Smith_Timp_Sample1 unplaced genomic scaffold, JHU_Msex_v1.0 HiC_scaffold_1910, whole genome shotgun sequence genome and includes:
- the LOC119191777 gene encoding antiviral helicase SKI2-like (The sequence of the model RefSeq protein was modified relative to this genomic sequence to represent the inferred CDS: added 268 bases not found in genome assembly) encodes the protein MSRAPLPPSLATRGTTTQSPFLPAGFEEELQKILEGTMQHADIKIDLDNHEPGKFLGEDILTIAPGAKECVLFAEDGFTLLDQEAEEKEKAENKENFDISIKVNLEEVIENNTHLVDLWKDDEEIKKEKPAKPVKKFEFSSDTSDNDNFLEDTVIRPPVEMPEIPVLNITSSAVRPGVTSTEWAEMIDVSQPVPEFKEKIKDMAHSYPFELDNFQKQAILKLEEGHHVFVAAHTSAGKTVVAEYAIAMSRRNCTRSIYTSPIKALSNQKYNDFNKLFGEVGLLTGDLQINAKAPCLVMTRXSYGNV